Proteins from a single region of Amycolatopsis sp. CA-230715:
- the dnaJ gene encoding molecular chaperone DnaJ, translating into MARDYYGTLGVAKNASEQEIKRAYRKLARELHPDVNPSEDAQHRFGEVTTAYEVLSDPQKRKIVDLGGDPLDNGAGGGRGGGDPFSGFGGLGDIMDAFFGAAGGGGGRGRGPRSRVQPGSDALLRLGLTLEECATGVDKDITVDTAILCDLCRGAGTAEGGKLKTCDTCGGQGEVQSVQRSFLGQVVTARPCPVCRGFGEVITDPCRQCGGDGRVRARRNVTAKIPPGVGDGMRIRLSGQGEVGSGGGPAGDLYVEVDEEPHEVFVRQGHDLHCNFRIPMTTAALGASVPIETLIDGEYELDVEPGTQPATELVLTGKGMPRLRSSGRVDGRGDLHVHIDVQVPTKLDDDQRDLLRELARQRGEEVPTLATNGKAHGGLFSKLRAKSHK; encoded by the coding sequence GTGGCCAGGGACTACTACGGCACGCTCGGGGTCGCGAAGAACGCGAGCGAGCAGGAGATCAAGCGCGCCTACCGCAAGCTGGCGCGCGAGCTGCACCCGGACGTCAACCCGTCCGAGGACGCGCAGCACCGCTTCGGTGAGGTCACCACCGCCTACGAGGTGCTCTCCGATCCCCAGAAGCGCAAGATCGTCGACCTCGGGGGAGACCCGCTCGACAACGGCGCCGGCGGCGGTCGCGGCGGCGGCGACCCGTTCTCCGGGTTCGGCGGCCTCGGCGACATCATGGACGCCTTCTTCGGCGCCGCCGGTGGCGGCGGTGGCCGGGGACGCGGTCCGCGCAGCAGGGTGCAGCCGGGCTCGGACGCGCTGCTGCGGCTCGGGCTCACCCTCGAAGAGTGCGCGACCGGCGTCGACAAGGACATCACCGTCGACACCGCCATCCTGTGCGACCTGTGCCGCGGCGCGGGCACCGCGGAGGGCGGCAAGCTCAAGACCTGCGACACCTGCGGCGGGCAGGGCGAGGTCCAGTCCGTGCAGCGCTCCTTCCTCGGCCAGGTCGTCACCGCGCGGCCGTGTCCGGTGTGCCGTGGTTTCGGCGAGGTCATCACGGATCCGTGCCGCCAGTGCGGCGGCGACGGCAGGGTCCGCGCCCGCCGCAACGTGACCGCGAAGATCCCGCCTGGCGTCGGCGACGGCATGCGGATCCGGCTGTCCGGGCAGGGCGAGGTCGGCTCGGGCGGCGGTCCCGCCGGCGACCTGTACGTCGAGGTCGACGAGGAGCCGCACGAGGTCTTCGTGCGCCAGGGCCATGACCTGCACTGCAACTTCCGGATCCCGATGACCACCGCCGCGCTCGGCGCGAGCGTGCCCATCGAGACCCTCATCGACGGCGAGTACGAGCTGGACGTCGAGCCCGGCACCCAGCCCGCGACCGAGCTGGTGCTCACCGGCAAGGGCATGCCGAGGCTGCGCTCGTCCGGCCGCGTCGACGGGCGAGGCGACCTGCACGTCCACATCGACGTCCAGGTGCCGACGAAGCTCGACGACGACCAGCGCGACCTGCTGCGCGAGCTGGCCCGCCAGCGCGGCGAAGAAGTCCCCACGCTCGCCACCAACGGCAAGGCGCACGGCGGGCTGTTCTCCAAGCTGCGCGCCAAGAGCCACAAGTAG
- a CDS encoding DUF397 domain-containing protein, whose protein sequence is MSTRDLTWRKSSYSNGVGGECVEVSLAPNAVALRDSKAPAAGTLTIPAASWRALLRAPEPPSASPEGHLRGI, encoded by the coding sequence ATGAGCACCCGCGACCTGACCTGGCGTAAGAGCAGCTACAGCAACGGAGTGGGTGGCGAGTGTGTCGAGGTCTCGCTGGCACCGAATGCCGTTGCCCTGCGCGACTCCAAGGCGCCCGCAGCCGGGACCCTCACAATTCCCGCCGCCTCCTGGCGAGCCCTCCTCCGGGCACCGGAGCCGCCCTCCGCAAGCCCCGAAGGCCACCTTCGGGGAATCTAA
- the hrcA gene encoding heat-inducible transcriptional repressor HrcA, with product MANADERRFEVLRAIVADYVSNQEPVGSKAIVDRHNLGVSSATVRNDMAALEEDGYITQPHTSAGRIPTDKGYRVFVDKLSEIKPLTSAERRAITSFLDGAMDVDDVLRRSVRLLAQLTRQVAVVQYPMMTNSSVRHLEVVPLTSARLMLVLITDTGRVDQRAVDLGEVVTEDTVSRIRALLNTALGGRRLSEAAARVAEVPEQAPSELRDVLIRVCTVLVESLVEHPEERLVLGGTANLTRNVADFPGSLRQVLEALEEQVVVLKLLAAARNPGAVTVRIGGENEDEQMRSTSVVSIGYGMDDMLLGGMGVVGPTRMDYPGTIAAVRAVANYVGQILAGR from the coding sequence GTGGCCAACGCGGACGAGCGCCGGTTCGAGGTGCTGCGCGCGATCGTGGCCGACTACGTCTCCAACCAGGAGCCGGTCGGGTCGAAGGCGATCGTCGACCGGCACAACCTCGGGGTGTCCAGCGCGACCGTGCGCAACGACATGGCGGCGCTCGAAGAGGACGGCTACATCACGCAGCCGCACACCAGCGCCGGGCGGATCCCGACGGACAAGGGGTACCGGGTCTTCGTCGACAAGCTGTCCGAGATCAAGCCGCTCACCAGCGCCGAGCGCCGCGCGATCACGAGCTTCCTCGACGGGGCGATGGACGTCGACGACGTGCTGCGCCGGTCCGTGCGCCTGCTGGCGCAGCTGACCAGGCAGGTCGCCGTGGTGCAGTACCCGATGATGACCAACTCCAGCGTGCGCCACCTCGAAGTGGTGCCGCTGACCTCCGCGCGGCTGATGCTCGTGCTGATCACCGACACCGGCCGCGTCGACCAGCGAGCCGTCGACCTCGGCGAGGTGGTCACCGAAGACACCGTCTCGCGGATCAGGGCGCTGCTGAACACCGCGCTCGGCGGCCGTCGGCTGTCCGAAGCGGCGGCCAGGGTCGCCGAGGTGCCGGAGCAGGCGCCGAGCGAGCTGCGCGACGTGCTGATCCGGGTCTGTACGGTATTGGTGGAATCTCTCGTCGAGCATCCCGAAGAACGGCTCGTGCTCGGCGGCACGGCGAACCTGACCCGCAACGTCGCGGACTTCCCCGGCTCGCTGCGCCAGGTGCTGGAAGCGCTCGAAGAGCAGGTCGTCGTGTTGAAACTGCTCGCCGCGGCGCGCAACCCCGGTGCGGTCACGGTCCGCATCGGCGGGGAAAATGAGGACGAGCAGATGCGCAGCACCTCGGTGGTGTCCATCGGCTACGGCATGGATGACATGCTGCTGGGCGGGATGGGCGTCGTCGGGCCGACCAGGATGGACTATCCGGGCACGATCGCGGCGGTGCGCGCGGTGGCGAACTACGTGGGGCAGATCCTGGCCGGGCGGTAG